A single genomic interval of Heliangelus exortis chromosome 20, bHelExo1.hap1, whole genome shotgun sequence harbors:
- the SSTR2 gene encoding somatostatin receptor type 2, translated as MELEYELPNATAFWFSPASPFDNFSVDAPTNASQNTTGQHFDLTSNAILTFIYFVVCIIGLCGNTLVIYVILRYAKMKTITNIYILNLAIADELFMLGLPFLAMQVALVHWPFGKAICRIVMTVDGINQFTSIFCLTVMSVDRYLAVVHPIKSAKWRRPRTAKMINVAVWGVSLLVIMPIMIYAGVQHNHGRSSCTIIWPGESGAWYTGFIIYTFILGFLVPLTIICLCYLFIIIKVKSSGIRVGSSKRKKSEKKVTRMVSIVVAVFIFCWLPFYIFNVSSVSVLIVPTPVLKGMFDFVVVLSYANSCANPILYAFLSDNFKKSFQNVLCLVKVSGMDEADRSDSKQDKSRLNETTETQRTLLNGDLQTSI; from the coding sequence ATGGAGCTGGAATACGAGCTGCCCAACGCCACCGCCTTCTGGTTCTCCCCGGCTTCCCCCTTTGACAACTTCTCCGTGGATGCACCCACCAACGCATCCCAGAACACCACGGGCCAGCACTTTGACCTGACCAGCAACGCCATCCTCACCTTCATCTACTTCGTGGTGTGCATCATAGGGCTGTGTGGCAACACCCTGGTGATCTACGTCATCCTTCGCTATGCCAAGATGAAAACCATCACCAACATCTACATCCTCAACCTGGCCATTGCAGACGAGCTCTTCATGCTCGGCCTGCCCTTCCTGGCCATGCAGGTTGCCCTGGTCCACTGGCCCTTTGGCAAAGCCATCTGCAGAATTGTCATGACGGTGGATGGGATCAACCAGTTCACCAGCATCTTCTGCCTGACGGTTATGAGCGTGGACCGGTACCTGGCTGTGGTCCATCCCATTAAATCTGCCAAGTGGAGGAGACCCAGGACAGCCAAAATGATCAATGTGGCCGTTTGGGGTGTCTCCCTGCTGGTGATCATGCCCATCATGATTTATGCCGGGGTGCAGCACAATCACGGCAGGAGTAGCTGCACCATCATCTGGCCAGGAGAGTCGGGTGCCTGGTACACGGGCTTCATCATCTACACCTTCATCTTGGGCTTCCTGGTGCCTCTCACGATTATCTGCCTTTGCTACTTGTTCATCATCATCAAAGTCAAGTCCTCGGGCATCAGAGTGGGCTCCTCCAAGAGGAAAAAGTCCGAGAAGAAAGTCACCAGGATGGTCTCCATCGTGGTTGCCGTCTTCATCTTCTGCTGGCTCCCCTTCTACATCTTCAACGTCTCCTCCGTCTCCGTCCTGATCGTGCCCACCCCTGTCCTCAAGGGCATGTTCGACTTCGTGGTGGTCCTCAGTTATGCCAACAGCTGCGCCAACCCCATCCTTTACGCCTTCTTGTCTGACAACTTCAAGAAGAGCTTCCAGAACGTGCTCTGCCTGGTGAAGGTCAGCGGCATGGACGAGGCGGACCGGAGCGACAGCAAGCAGGACAAATCCCGGCTCAACGAGACCACAGAAACCCAGAGGACCCTGCTCAACGGGGACCTGCAGACGAGCATctga